The Denitrificimonas caeni genome has a segment encoding these proteins:
- a CDS encoding AMP-binding protein produces MTLVKRDIFEAAKNFDFDATVRAAISGDFTAMNACYECCDRHADGDAIALIQENADGSSSRHTYAELRDQSAQLAHYLTQQGIQAGDIVAGLLPRGHALIVTILATWRIGAVYQPLFTAFGPKAIEHRIQTSGAKLVVSDVANRSKLLEVEQCPAVMTVADAQGQGLEAGDADFWQSIATLSTDFAPVMRSGNDPFLMMFTSGTTGLAKPLEVPLRAIVAFQRYMIDAVGLRAEDSFWNVADPGWAYGLYFGITGPMSMGLPVLSVDGLFNLERCLEIAKKYNVTNLAGAPTVFRMLIAAGEKVADQWKGQLRVVSSAGEPLNPEVIRWFKEHLDAPINDHYGQTEMGMVLCNHHNLAHPMHMGAAGYASPGHRVVVVNEETLEELPAGQPGILSVDVENSPMFWFNGYKDMETTSFKGRYYLTGDTAELNTDGSISFVGRSDDVISTSGYRVGPFDVESALLEHPAVIEAAVVGKPDKQRNEIIKAFVILQEGYEGTLELAEELRLHVRNRLAAHAYPREIEFPEELPKTPSGKVQRFILRINEINKYNEQQEAKQAVS; encoded by the coding sequence ATGACTTTGGTTAAACGCGATATTTTTGAAGCTGCAAAAAACTTTGATTTTGACGCCACTGTGCGCGCCGCGATTAGTGGTGATTTTACTGCGATGAACGCCTGTTACGAGTGCTGTGATCGCCACGCAGACGGCGATGCCATTGCCTTAATCCAAGAAAACGCCGACGGCAGTTCCAGCCGTCATACCTATGCGGAACTGCGCGATCAGTCGGCGCAGCTTGCCCACTACCTTACCCAGCAAGGTATCCAAGCTGGCGATATAGTTGCGGGTTTATTGCCACGTGGGCATGCCCTAATTGTGACTATTTTAGCCACATGGCGCATTGGCGCAGTGTATCAGCCACTTTTTACCGCTTTTGGGCCTAAAGCCATTGAGCACCGTATACAGACTTCAGGCGCAAAACTGGTGGTCAGTGATGTGGCGAACCGCAGCAAACTACTGGAAGTGGAGCAGTGCCCAGCGGTGATGACGGTCGCTGATGCCCAAGGCCAAGGCTTGGAAGCAGGTGATGCCGACTTTTGGCAGTCAATTGCCACCTTATCAACGGATTTTGCTCCAGTTATGCGCAGCGGCAATGATCCGTTTTTGATGATGTTTACTTCCGGTACCACAGGTTTAGCCAAGCCTTTAGAGGTGCCATTGCGTGCCATAGTGGCATTCCAGCGCTATATGATTGATGCGGTGGGCTTACGCGCAGAAGATTCATTCTGGAACGTGGCTGATCCGGGCTGGGCCTACGGATTGTATTTTGGTATTACCGGGCCAATGTCGATGGGCTTGCCGGTGCTATCAGTGGACGGTTTGTTCAATCTGGAGCGCTGCTTAGAAATTGCGAAAAAATACAATGTCACCAATTTAGCTGGCGCGCCGACCGTGTTCCGCATGCTGATTGCTGCCGGTGAAAAAGTCGCCGATCAGTGGAAAGGCCAGCTGCGTGTGGTCAGCAGTGCCGGTGAGCCGTTGAACCCAGAAGTGATTCGCTGGTTTAAAGAGCATTTAGATGCGCCGATCAATGACCATTACGGTCAAACTGAAATGGGCATGGTGTTGTGTAACCACCATAACCTAGCGCACCCGATGCACATGGGCGCAGCCGGTTACGCTTCGCCAGGACACCGCGTCGTGGTGGTCAATGAGGAAACTCTAGAGGAATTGCCCGCTGGCCAGCCCGGGATTTTGTCGGTGGATGTGGAAAACTCGCCGATGTTCTGGTTTAACGGCTATAAAGATATGGAAACCACCTCATTTAAAGGCCGCTACTACTTAACCGGTGATACTGCTGAGCTGAACACCGATGGCAGTATCAGCTTTGTTGGACGCTCGGATGATGTGATCAGCACCTCGGGATACCGCGTGGGACCCTTTGATGTGGAAAGCGCTTTGTTAGAGCACCCTGCAGTGATTGAAGCTGCGGTAGTGGGTAAGCCGGATAAACAGCGCAATGAAATCATTAAAGCCTTTGTGATTTTGCAAGAAGGCTATGAGGGCACGCTGGAGTTGGCCGAAGAGCTGCGTTTGCATGTGCGCAATCGTTTGGCTGCACATGCCTATCCCCGTGAAATTGAGTTTCCTGAGGAGCTGCCGAAAACCCCAAGTGGCAAAGTGCAGCGCTTTATTTTACGGATCAATGAAATTAATAAATACAACGAACAACAAGAAGCTAAGCAAGCCGTTAGCTAA
- a CDS encoding AraC family transcriptional regulator encodes MSGQYSGTVSAVMVREALLAPLQQGWDLQDLLDGTPFSAEVMQADAGRVPVQHYARFWRRLRRTIQDEFFLMDQRSMRPGSFAFMCSIAAQQATVRQGLEVALQFLALVFADKRAVLRTKQSMAAVVLREETAEPARAFTYFTFWMYVHGLTCWLANQRIALLSVDTRSPEPDFIDDYRVMFSDNLRFNCRQSKIFFSADVLDVPIRRSAADLQRFLRHAPNNIMVKYRDEQSLASKIRRQLIATDPRHWPDAVDLAQNLFMSVSTLQRRLNEEGQSYQRLKDAVRSSLAVKWLADESYTFVDIASALGFADVSTFYKAFRKWTGTQPSHYRALLLDKNQ; translated from the coding sequence ATGTCGGGGCAATATTCTGGAACTGTGTCTGCGGTGATGGTGCGTGAAGCGCTGCTTGCACCTTTGCAACAAGGTTGGGATTTGCAGGACTTATTAGACGGCACGCCCTTTAGTGCAGAAGTGATGCAGGCCGATGCTGGGCGTGTTCCGGTGCAGCACTATGCGCGCTTTTGGCGCCGCTTGCGCCGTACTATTCAAGATGAGTTCTTCCTGATGGACCAGCGCAGCATGCGTCCGGGCAGTTTTGCTTTTATGTGCAGTATTGCTGCGCAGCAAGCTACGGTACGTCAAGGTTTGGAGGTGGCGTTACAGTTTCTTGCTTTGGTCTTTGCTGATAAACGTGCAGTGTTGCGCACCAAGCAAAGTATGGCAGCAGTGGTGCTGCGAGAAGAAACCGCAGAGCCCGCGCGGGCTTTTACTTATTTTACCTTTTGGATGTATGTGCACGGTTTGACCTGCTGGCTGGCCAACCAGCGCATTGCCTTGTTGTCGGTGGATACCCGCAGCCCCGAACCGGATTTTATAGACGATTACCGAGTGATGTTTTCTGACAACTTACGCTTTAATTGTCGACAATCTAAAATCTTCTTTTCTGCTGATGTCTTGGACGTGCCAATCCGTCGCAGCGCCGCAGACTTACAGCGCTTTTTGCGTCATGCCCCCAATAACATCATGGTCAAGTACCGCGATGAGCAGAGTTTAGCCAGTAAGATTCGCCGCCAGCTGATCGCCACTGATCCACGACATTGGCCTGATGCCGTGGATTTAGCCCAAAACTTGTTTATGTCAGTCTCTACCCTGCAGCGTCGTCTCAATGAAGAAGGTCAAAGTTATCAACGACTTAAGGATGCAGTACGCAGTTCTTTGGCGGTTAAGTGGCTGGCCGATGAGTCTTATACTTTTGTCGATATCGCCAGTGCTCTCGGCTTTGCCGACGTCAGTACTTTCTACAAGGCGTTTCGTAAGTGGACTGGCACACAGCCCAGTCATTACCGTGCATTGCTGCTTGATAAAAACCAATGA
- a CDS encoding LysR family transcriptional regulator — protein MDWEQLRFFLELARAGRLVIAARRMGVDHTTVSRKVQALEKDLGRPLFLREPEGYKLTEAGRALLPQVEAMESAFVGISDSLPNLGEQISGHVRIGATEGYSTLLLAEQLVELGQRFPHLKVDLLALPRAVQLSRNEADIVITLERPERGPFIITRLTDYALHLYASAGYLAAHPPITEREQLREHRFVSYVDDLLFSKELIFLDELVKTNKANLRSTSVLAQQQAVAAGAGLAILPAFAARTDPRLHRVLAGDVSFTRTFWMLMPIELKDIARMRTVWNFLREQADAQQLVLLPTQSEQEET, from the coding sequence ATGGATTGGGAACAGTTACGGTTTTTTCTAGAGTTGGCGCGGGCAGGACGCTTAGTGATTGCCGCGCGGCGCATGGGTGTTGACCACACTACGGTGTCGCGCAAAGTCCAAGCTTTAGAAAAAGATTTGGGCCGGCCTTTGTTTTTACGTGAGCCGGAAGGGTACAAACTGACTGAAGCCGGGCGCGCGTTGTTGCCGCAGGTGGAGGCAATGGAGAGCGCTTTTGTCGGGATATCGGATTCACTGCCCAATTTAGGTGAGCAGATTTCTGGGCATGTACGCATTGGTGCCACCGAAGGCTACAGCACCTTGTTGTTGGCCGAGCAGCTGGTTGAATTAGGGCAGCGCTTCCCGCATTTGAAGGTGGATTTGCTGGCGCTACCGCGCGCCGTGCAACTGTCGCGCAATGAGGCAGATATTGTGATTACCCTCGAACGCCCGGAACGTGGGCCATTTATCATTACCCGTTTAACCGATTATGCGCTGCACCTGTACGCCAGTGCTGGTTACTTGGCCGCACACCCGCCAATCACAGAGCGCGAACAATTACGTGAGCACCGCTTTGTCTCCTATGTGGATGATTTGCTGTTCAGTAAAGAGCTGATATTTTTAGATGAGTTGGTCAAAACCAATAAAGCCAATTTACGCAGCACCAGTGTCTTGGCGCAGCAGCAGGCAGTGGCAGCAGGGGCAGGTTTAGCCATTTTACCGGCTTTTGCCGCGCGTACTGATCCACGCTTACACCGAGTGCTGGCTGGTGATGTGAGCTTTACCCGCACCTTTTGGATGCTGATGCCCATTGAGCTAAAAGACATTGCCCGAATGCGCACCGTATGGAATTTTTTGCGCGAGCAAGCAGATGCCCAGCAACTGGTGTTGTTACCCACACAGAGTGAACAGGAGGAAACATAG
- a CDS encoding CoA-acylating methylmalonate-semialdehyde dehydrogenase: MTTVQVPTIKLVIDGQFVESKTDQWRDVINPATQEVLAKVPFATAEEINAAVASAKNAFNTWRKTPIGTRARIFLKYQQLIRENMQELAALLTAEQGKTLADAEGDVFRGLEVVEHAASIGNLQLGELANNVANGVDTYTLLQPIGVCAGITPFNFPAMIPLWMFPMAIVTGNTFVLKPSEQDPMVTMRLVELALEAGIPAGVLNVIHGGPDAVNGICDHKDIKAVSFVGSTHVGTHVYNRSSLAGKRVQCMMGAKNHGIVMPDANKEQTLNAIAGAAFGAAGQRCMALPVIVLVGEAQSWLPELVAKAKTLKVNAGCQAGTDVGPVISKQALARITELIDSGVSEGATLDLDGRNPTVPGFENGNFVGPTLFSGVDTSMRIYQEEIFGPVLCVMHADNIEQAIELVNANPNGNGTAIFTRSGATARRFQEDIDVGQVGINVPIPVPVPMFSFTGSRASKLGDLGPYGKQVVQFYTQTKTVTARWFEEDEEVGALNTTISLK; the protein is encoded by the coding sequence ATGACAACAGTTCAAGTCCCCACCATTAAGCTCGTTATTGACGGTCAATTTGTCGAATCAAAAACTGATCAGTGGCGCGATGTTATCAACCCAGCCACGCAAGAAGTATTAGCCAAAGTACCCTTTGCCACTGCAGAGGAAATCAATGCCGCGGTGGCCAGTGCCAAAAACGCTTTCAATACCTGGCGCAAAACTCCGATCGGCACCCGTGCGCGTATTTTCTTAAAGTACCAACAGCTGATTCGCGAGAACATGCAAGAGCTGGCAGCCTTACTGACCGCTGAACAAGGTAAAACTCTCGCTGACGCAGAAGGCGATGTGTTCCGCGGCCTAGAAGTGGTCGAGCATGCCGCCTCTATTGGCAACTTACAGCTGGGCGAACTGGCCAATAACGTTGCCAATGGCGTAGATACTTATACTTTGCTGCAGCCCATTGGTGTCTGTGCCGGTATCACCCCATTTAACTTCCCTGCGATGATTCCGCTGTGGATGTTCCCCATGGCCATCGTCACCGGTAATACCTTTGTCCTCAAGCCATCTGAGCAAGATCCTATGGTGACCATGCGCTTAGTGGAGCTGGCCCTAGAAGCTGGTATTCCTGCCGGCGTACTTAACGTGATCCATGGTGGACCGGATGCGGTGAATGGCATTTGCGACCATAAAGACATTAAAGCGGTGTCCTTTGTTGGCTCGACCCATGTCGGTACCCATGTGTACAACCGCTCATCACTGGCCGGTAAGCGTGTGCAGTGCATGATGGGGGCAAAAAACCACGGCATCGTCATGCCCGATGCCAATAAAGAACAAACCCTTAACGCCATTGCCGGCGCTGCTTTTGGCGCCGCCGGTCAGCGTTGCATGGCTCTCCCAGTGATTGTCTTAGTGGGCGAAGCACAAAGCTGGTTACCGGAATTAGTCGCAAAGGCGAAAACCCTGAAAGTAAACGCCGGCTGCCAAGCGGGCACCGATGTTGGTCCAGTGATTTCCAAGCAAGCTTTAGCGCGCATCACTGAGCTGATTGATAGCGGTGTCAGCGAAGGGGCCACACTGGATCTCGATGGCCGCAACCCAACAGTACCTGGTTTTGAAAACGGCAATTTTGTTGGCCCAACTCTGTTCTCTGGCGTAGATACTTCAATGCGTATTTACCAAGAAGAGATTTTTGGCCCAGTGCTCTGCGTAATGCATGCCGACAATATTGAGCAAGCCATTGAGCTGGTGAACGCCAATCCAAACGGTAACGGCACGGCCATCTTCACTCGTTCTGGCGCCACTGCCCGCCGCTTCCAAGAAGACATTGATGTGGGCCAAGTGGGCATTAACGTACCCATCCCGGTACCAGTACCAATGTTCTCCTTCACCGGTTCACGTGCGTCTAAGTTGGGTGATTTAGGTCCATACGGCAAGCAAGTGGTGCAGTTCTACACCCAGACTAAAACGGTTACCGCACGCTGGTTTGAAGAAGACGAAGAAGTCGGCGCGCTCAATACCACCATCAGCTTAAAGTAA
- the mmsB gene encoding 3-hydroxyisobutyrate dehydrogenase → MHIGFLGLGNMGGPMASNLVKAGHSLSVFDLSQPAVAELAKQGAQGFNSVADLVAAAPDVLISMLPAAAHVKGVYLGDEGLIAQLSKPTYLIDCSTIDPHSAREVAQAAQAAGHCMLDAPVSGGTAGAQAATLTFMVGGAAADVDKIRPILQAMGKNITHCGDNGNGQVAKVANNMLLGISMVGVAEAMALGVSLGMDAKVLAGIINTSSGRCWSSEINNPYPEVLENAPASRGYSGGFGSDLMLKDLGLATEAARLAKQPVMLGAAAQQLYQAFSLQGHGNLDFSAIIKLYLKE, encoded by the coding sequence ATGCATATCGGATTTTTAGGCCTCGGTAATATGGGCGGCCCCATGGCCAGCAACCTGGTTAAGGCAGGTCATTCACTTAGCGTTTTTGACTTGTCCCAACCGGCGGTTGCAGAGCTGGCCAAGCAAGGCGCACAAGGATTCAATTCAGTCGCTGACTTAGTGGCGGCGGCCCCTGATGTATTGATCAGCATGCTGCCAGCGGCGGCTCACGTGAAAGGTGTCTACCTCGGTGATGAGGGTTTAATTGCCCAGTTAAGCAAGCCCACCTATTTAATTGATTGCTCCACCATTGACCCGCACAGCGCTCGCGAAGTGGCGCAAGCCGCGCAAGCTGCTGGACACTGCATGCTCGATGCGCCGGTTTCTGGCGGCACCGCTGGTGCACAAGCAGCCACTCTGACCTTTATGGTGGGCGGCGCGGCTGCCGACGTGGATAAAATCCGACCGATCTTGCAAGCCATGGGTAAAAACATCACCCACTGCGGCGATAACGGTAACGGTCAAGTGGCGAAAGTCGCCAACAATATGCTGCTCGGTATTTCTATGGTCGGAGTCGCCGAAGCCATGGCTTTGGGCGTGTCTCTGGGCATGGACGCTAAAGTTCTGGCCGGTATTATTAACACCTCCAGCGGGCGCTGCTGGAGTTCAGAAATAAACAACCCCTACCCAGAGGTTTTAGAGAATGCTCCAGCCAGTCGCGGGTATAGTGGTGGCTTTGGCAGTGATTTAATGTTGAAAGATTTAGGGCTCGCCACTGAAGCAGCACGTTTAGCCAAGCAGCCGGTTATGCTCGGTGCTGCCGCGCAACAACTGTATCAGGCCTTTAGTTTACAAGGCCACGGCAACCTCGACTTCTCTGCCATTATTAAATTGTATTTAAAGGAGTAA
- a CDS encoding enoyl-CoA hydratase/isomerase family protein translates to MPDNQTLVLTEVRNNVGHLTLNRVAAFNAINLEMVRSIAQQLHAWAADENVVAVVLRANGDKAFCAGGDIRELYSNAKEGNDLNNTFFSEEYALDQYIHAYPKPVIALIDGLTLGGGMGLVQGASFRIVTEKARLGMPEVSIGFFPDVGGSYFLSRLPSEIGTYMGVSGNPVGAADALQIGLADWFLHAEQISELDRCLDNMQWGHSSQEAIRSLLNTLASKRASGSKLAPVRAAIEQHFSKDSVAEIIASLASETNDSIKPWCEELIATLRTRSPIAMATTLTMLRRAKDLSLADCFRLEYHLGTQWFTKGDFMEGVRALIIDKDKNPQWQPATIEALEQGKLDDLFAGFQAQSI, encoded by the coding sequence ATGCCCGATAATCAAACACTGGTACTGACCGAGGTTCGTAATAATGTCGGCCACCTGACGCTCAATCGTGTCGCCGCGTTTAATGCCATCAACCTAGAAATGGTACGCAGCATTGCGCAGCAGCTGCATGCTTGGGCTGCAGATGAGAATGTCGTGGCCGTGGTGTTACGCGCCAATGGTGACAAAGCGTTTTGTGCTGGTGGTGATATTCGTGAGCTGTACAGCAATGCTAAAGAAGGTAATGACCTCAACAACACCTTCTTTAGCGAAGAATATGCCCTCGACCAATACATTCATGCCTACCCTAAGCCTGTTATCGCTCTGATCGATGGCTTAACCTTGGGCGGTGGTATGGGTTTGGTGCAAGGTGCAAGTTTTCGTATCGTCACCGAAAAAGCCCGCTTAGGCATGCCTGAAGTGAGTATTGGTTTTTTTCCGGACGTGGGCGGCAGCTACTTTTTATCACGCCTACCCAGCGAAATTGGCACCTATATGGGCGTCAGCGGTAACCCTGTGGGCGCCGCGGACGCTTTGCAAATAGGCCTGGCGGATTGGTTTTTACATGCCGAGCAAATCTCCGAGCTGGACCGCTGCTTAGACAATATGCAATGGGGTCACTCCTCACAAGAAGCCATTCGCAGCCTATTAAATACCTTAGCCAGCAAGCGCGCCAGCGGTTCCAAATTAGCCCCAGTACGCGCCGCCATCGAGCAACACTTCAGTAAAGATTCAGTGGCTGAGATTATCGCCTCGTTAGCCAGCGAAACCAATGACAGCATTAAACCTTGGTGCGAAGAGTTGATCGCCACCCTACGTACTCGTTCCCCCATCGCCATGGCCACCACCTTAACCATGCTGCGCCGTGCTAAAGACCTGTCATTAGCCGACTGTTTCCGCCTCGAGTACCACCTGGGTACGCAGTGGTTTACTAAAGGCGACTTTATGGAAGGCGTGCGCGCGCTGATCATTGATAAAGACAAAAACCCACAATGGCAGCCAGCCACCATCGAAGCGCTTGAGCAAGGCAAACTGGATGATTTATTCGCTGGCTTCCAAGCGCAATCTATTTAA
- a CDS encoding acyl-CoA dehydrogenase family protein — protein MNDIELSEEQRMIRDMARDFAKIELAPNAEKWEKAGWLDENMLKQMGELGFLGMVVPEEWGGSYIDYTCYALALEEISAGCAATGAVMSIHNSVGCTPILNWGTEEQKQEWVPQLASGQTLACFCLTEPQAGSEANNLRTKAVEDGDHWVLNGSKQFISNAKRAGLAIVFAVTDPELGKKGLSAFLVPTDTPGFEVERMEQKMGLRASDTCAISLVNCRIPKANMLGPRGKGLALALSGLEGGRLGIAAQAVGIARAAFEAALIYARERVQFGKPIAEHQSIANMLADMHTQINAARHMILYAARLRTAGLPCLSEASQAKLFASEMAEKVCSMAIQVHGGYGYLEDYAVERHYRDARITQIYEGTSEVQRILIARQLADYPL, from the coding sequence ATGAATGATATCGAACTGTCCGAAGAACAACGCATGATCCGCGATATGGCGCGGGACTTTGCCAAAATCGAATTAGCCCCCAACGCAGAAAAATGGGAAAAAGCCGGCTGGCTCGATGAGAACATGCTCAAGCAAATGGGTGAGCTGGGCTTTTTAGGTATGGTCGTCCCCGAAGAATGGGGCGGCTCCTACATCGATTACACTTGCTACGCCCTTGCCTTAGAAGAAATCTCAGCAGGCTGCGCCGCCACTGGCGCGGTGATGAGCATTCATAACTCAGTGGGCTGCACGCCTATTCTGAACTGGGGTACTGAAGAACAAAAGCAAGAGTGGGTTCCGCAACTGGCTTCAGGGCAAACCTTGGCCTGTTTTTGCTTAACCGAACCACAAGCGGGCTCCGAAGCCAACAATCTGCGCACTAAAGCAGTGGAAGATGGCGACCATTGGGTACTCAATGGCAGCAAGCAGTTTATCAGTAATGCCAAACGTGCAGGCCTGGCCATTGTTTTTGCCGTGACCGATCCTGAGTTGGGTAAAAAGGGCTTATCGGCCTTTTTAGTACCCACAGACACACCGGGTTTTGAAGTGGAACGCATGGAGCAGAAAATGGGCTTACGCGCTTCTGATACCTGCGCAATTAGCTTGGTTAACTGCCGTATTCCAAAAGCCAATATGCTCGGTCCGCGCGGCAAAGGCTTAGCCTTAGCGCTGTCTGGCTTAGAAGGTGGGCGCTTAGGTATCGCGGCACAAGCGGTGGGAATTGCCCGCGCTGCTTTTGAAGCTGCACTGATTTATGCCCGCGAACGCGTACAGTTTGGTAAGCCGATTGCCGAACACCAAAGCATCGCCAACATGCTGGCTGATATGCACACGCAAATTAACGCGGCACGGCATATGATTCTCTATGCTGCACGTTTGCGCACTGCTGGCCTGCCCTGCTTATCCGAAGCTTCACAAGCCAAGCTTTTCGCTTCAGAAATGGCAGAAAAAGTCTGCTCCATGGCCATTCAAGTGCACGGCGGTTATGGCTATTTAGAAGACTATGCAGTGGAGCGTCACTACCGTGATGCGCGCATTACGCAGATTTATGAAGGGACCAGTGAAGTACAGCGCATCCTCATTGCCCGCCAACTGGCCGACTACCCTTTATAA
- the groL gene encoding chaperonin GroEL (60 kDa chaperone family; promotes refolding of misfolded polypeptides especially under stressful conditions; forms two stacked rings of heptamers to form a barrel-shaped 14mer; ends can be capped by GroES; misfolded proteins enter the barrel where they are refolded when GroES binds), translating into MAAKEVKFGDSGRKKMLAGVNVLADAVKATLGPKGRHVVLERSYGAPSITKDGVSVAKEIELQDRFENMGAQLVKDVASKANDEAGDGTTTATVLAQAIVNEGLKAVAAGMNPMDLKRGIDKATIAIVEQIKQLAKPCSDNKAIAQVGTISANADASIGEIIAKAMEKVGKEGVITVEEGSGLDNELSVVEGMQFDRGYLSPYFINKPDTMVAELENPLLLLVDKKISNIRELLPVLEAVAKSGRPLLIIAEDVEGEALATLVVNNMRGIVKVAAVKAPGFGDRRKAMLQDIGILTGGTVISEEVGLSLDTTTLEHLGDAKRVVLSKDNTTIIDGAGQQVDIEARVLQIRKQIEETTSDYDKEKLQERLAKLAGGVAVIKVGAATEVEMKEKKARVEDALHATRAAVEEGVVPGGGVALVRALQAISELKGDNEDQNVGIALLRRAVEAPLRQIVANAGDEPSVVVDKVKQGEGNYGYNAATSEYGDMIAMGILDPAKVTRSALQAAASIAGLMVTTEAMIADIKDDSAAPAMPDMGGMGGMGGMM; encoded by the coding sequence ATGGCTGCTAAAGAAGTAAAATTCGGCGATTCAGGCCGTAAAAAAATGCTCGCTGGCGTCAACGTTTTAGCTGACGCAGTAAAAGCGACTTTAGGACCAAAAGGTCGTCACGTCGTTTTAGAAAGAAGCTACGGTGCGCCATCCATCACTAAAGATGGTGTATCAGTTGCTAAAGAAATTGAGTTGCAAGACCGCTTTGAAAACATGGGCGCACAGCTGGTGAAAGACGTTGCTTCAAAAGCCAACGACGAAGCCGGTGACGGTACCACCACTGCTACTGTTCTAGCACAAGCTATCGTCAACGAAGGCTTGAAAGCAGTTGCTGCGGGCATGAATCCAATGGATCTTAAGCGCGGTATTGATAAGGCGACCATCGCAATTGTTGAGCAGATCAAGCAACTGGCTAAGCCATGCTCTGACAACAAAGCTATCGCTCAGGTGGGTACTATTTCCGCCAACGCTGACGCTTCTATCGGTGAAATCATTGCTAAGGCAATGGAAAAAGTCGGTAAGGAAGGCGTTATTACTGTTGAAGAAGGTTCAGGTCTAGATAACGAGCTGTCTGTGGTTGAAGGCATGCAGTTTGATCGTGGTTACCTGTCACCGTATTTCATCAACAAGCCAGACACCATGGTAGCTGAGCTGGAAAACCCATTGCTGCTGTTAGTGGATAAGAAAATCTCTAACATCCGTGAGTTGTTGCCAGTTCTGGAAGCTGTAGCGAAGTCCGGTCGTCCATTGTTGATTATTGCTGAAGATGTTGAAGGCGAAGCCTTGGCAACTCTGGTTGTCAACAACATGCGCGGTATCGTTAAAGTGGCTGCAGTTAAAGCACCAGGCTTTGGCGATCGTCGTAAAGCAATGCTGCAAGATATCGGCATCTTGACTGGCGGTACGGTTATTTCTGAAGAAGTGGGTCTGAGCCTTGATACCACTACTTTAGAGCACCTCGGTGACGCGAAACGCGTTGTCCTGAGCAAAGACAACACCACTATTATTGATGGTGCTGGTCAGCAGGTTGATATCGAAGCGCGTGTCTTACAGATCCGTAAGCAAATCGAAGAAACCACTTCAGATTACGACAAAGAGAAGCTGCAAGAGCGTCTGGCTAAATTAGCTGGCGGTGTTGCGGTGATTAAAGTGGGTGCTGCCACTGAAGTTGAAATGAAAGAGAAGAAAGCCCGCGTTGAAGACGCGCTGCACGCAACCCGTGCTGCCGTTGAAGAAGGCGTGGTACCTGGCGGTGGTGTTGCACTAGTGCGCGCACTGCAGGCGATCTCTGAGCTCAAAGGCGACAACGAAGATCAGAATGTAGGTATTGCTCTACTGCGTCGTGCGGTTGAAGCACCACTGCGTCAGATCGTTGCTAACGCGGGTGATGAGCCAAGCGTGGTAGTTGATAAAGTTAAGCAGGGCGAAGGTAACTACGGTTACAACGCAGCTACTAGTGAATACGGCGATATGATTGCGATGGGTATTTTGGACCCAGCAAAAGTAACCCGTTCAGCGCTACAAGCGGCAGCGTCAATTGCTGGCTTGATGGTCACCACTGAAGCGATGATCGCTGACATCAAAGATGACAGCGCCGCACCTGCAATGCCTGATATGGGCGGCATGGGTGGAATGGGCGGCATGATGTGA
- a CDS encoding co-chaperone GroES: protein MKLRPLHDRVVIRRSEEETKTAGGIVLPGSAAEKPNQGEIVAVGTGRVLDNGDVRALAVKVGDKVVFGPYSGSNAIKVDGEELLVMSESEILAVVEA, encoded by the coding sequence ATGAAGCTTCGTCCTCTGCATGACCGTGTGGTAATCCGCCGCAGCGAAGAAGAAACCAAAACCGCTGGCGGCATTGTGCTACCAGGCTCAGCGGCTGAAAAACCAAACCAAGGCGAAATTGTTGCCGTAGGTACTGGTCGCGTTTTAGACAATGGTGATGTACGTGCACTCGCTGTAAAAGTGGGTGACAAAGTAGTCTTTGGCCCTTATTCCGGCAGCAACGCTATTAAAGTCGATGGTGAAGAATTGCTGGTAATGAGCGAAAGCGAAATTCTCGCGGTTGTTGAAGCTTAA